From Thalassotalea euphylliae, the proteins below share one genomic window:
- a CDS encoding sulfatase-like hydrolase/transferase yields MNTRVLVAFYVLIFLSACGGGAGGSTEQVATPPDTTSPDTSTPPTTPANSAPTGSIILVGEAAVGQTLSLTQDLADVNGLGNFSYQWRRLLNGSHQVIASATAASYQITEQDIGASLSVQISYTDGDNFDEVVISPESTVVTTPDAVGNNAGKPNILLIIADDLGLDASAQHNLSIDLPMTPNLDALAARGLVFDNVWATPACTTTRGTMITGQHGIHSGIDFVPAVMDASTHTLQRQVKSLDSDYQTAVIGKWHLGGANPDLTHPTDSGVDYYAGTIAGTISDYFQWQLTEMGETSERTDYHTTGITDLAVDWLAEQNQQERPWFLWLAYVAPHSPFHLPPAELHTRSNLTGTASDIQSNRREYYLAAIEAMDSEIGRLLASLPDDERDNTLIIYLGDNGTPGGVIDAGVFSSSHSKNSLYEGGVRVPMLTAGFGVARENQREAALVNSTDIFATISQVVSAADSGQSDSLAAIQINESYSFYPLFTSAEPPLREFNYTEFIRDGVTGWAVRNQEYKLLALDGQPQALYQINQDINETQNLIDDDSLSAIVAELNAEGARIRGE; encoded by the coding sequence ATGAATACTCGAGTTTTAGTCGCATTTTACGTGCTTATTTTTCTCTCTGCCTGTGGCGGTGGCGCTGGTGGCTCGACAGAGCAAGTAGCTACGCCGCCAGACACAACGTCCCCGGATACTAGTACGCCGCCAACAACACCCGCTAACAGTGCGCCAACCGGCAGTATTATTTTGGTGGGTGAAGCGGCTGTGGGGCAAACACTTTCATTGACGCAAGACTTAGCAGACGTGAATGGCTTGGGTAATTTCAGTTATCAGTGGCGACGATTGCTCAATGGCAGCCATCAGGTTATTGCTAGTGCAACAGCGGCTAGTTACCAAATAACTGAGCAAGATATTGGCGCGAGTTTATCGGTACAAATTAGCTACACCGATGGTGATAACTTTGACGAAGTGGTGATCAGCCCTGAAAGTACTGTTGTGACGACACCAGATGCTGTTGGCAATAATGCCGGCAAGCCTAATATTTTATTGATCATTGCTGACGATCTAGGGCTTGATGCTTCCGCGCAACACAACTTGTCTATCGACTTGCCAATGACGCCTAATCTAGACGCCTTAGCGGCTCGCGGCCTAGTGTTCGACAATGTGTGGGCAACACCAGCGTGCACGACAACACGCGGCACAATGATCACTGGGCAACACGGTATTCACAGCGGTATAGACTTTGTACCTGCGGTGATGGATGCCAGTACCCACACGCTGCAAAGGCAAGTTAAAAGCCTTGATAGCGACTATCAGACCGCTGTCATTGGCAAGTGGCACTTAGGTGGCGCTAATCCTGATTTAACGCACCCAACCGACAGTGGCGTCGATTATTACGCCGGCACTATTGCGGGAACCATCAGTGACTATTTCCAATGGCAGTTAACCGAGATGGGCGAAACCAGTGAGCGCACGGATTATCACACCACAGGTATTACTGACTTAGCGGTTGATTGGCTCGCCGAGCAAAACCAGCAAGAACGCCCTTGGTTTTTATGGTTGGCCTATGTTGCTCCCCATTCGCCATTTCACTTGCCGCCCGCTGAGCTGCATACGCGCTCAAACTTGACTGGCACTGCATCAGATATTCAAAGTAACAGGCGCGAATATTACTTGGCTGCGATTGAAGCCATGGATAGCGAAATCGGGCGATTGTTAGCGTCGCTGCCCGACGATGAGCGAGACAACACCTTAATTATTTATCTAGGCGATAATGGCACACCTGGCGGGGTAATTGATGCTGGCGTGTTTAGCAGTAGCCACAGTAAAAATTCACTGTACGAAGGTGGCGTAAGAGTGCCTATGCTCACTGCGGGTTTTGGCGTAGCGCGTGAAAATCAGCGCGAAGCTGCACTGGTTAATAGTACCGATATTTTTGCCACGATTAGCCAAGTCGTTAGTGCAGCGGACAGTGGGCAAAGTGACTCTCTAGCTGCCATACAGATCAATGAGAGTTATAGTTTCTATCCCTTGTTTACAAGCGCTGAACCGCCGCTGCGTGAATTTAATTACACCGAATTTATACGCGATGGTGTAACGGGGTGGGCGGTGAGAAACCAAGAGTATAAGCTACTGGCTTTGGATGGACAGCCGCAAGCGCTGTATCAAATCAACCAAGACATCAATGAAACGCAAAACCTTATTGATGACGATAGTTTGTCGGCTATTGTTGCTGAATTAAATGCCGAAGGCGCTCGCATTCGCGGAGAGTAA
- a CDS encoding enoyl-CoA hydratase/isomerase family protein, whose product MTTTTLTSQGSVAIITMNNGENRHNPAFAKSMKAQLDAVLADSNHKALIITSSDEKNWSLGIDVEWLMPAMAQQQFDEVKSFMHGMDDVFKTLLLYPIPVIAAINGHAFGNGAILACACDFRLMRSDRGFFCFPEVDLSIPFLPGMIAFVKKAVPYYRFNEMKLTGRRVGADELARDHVIEKACENNEQLQAAALEFAQQFDKKRGIFGEHKKRLHKEIIEIIDSQNQPLIDNLQLMVK is encoded by the coding sequence ATGACAACAACCACACTAACTAGCCAAGGCAGTGTCGCGATTATCACCATGAATAATGGCGAAAATCGTCACAACCCAGCGTTTGCAAAAAGCATGAAAGCACAACTTGATGCCGTGCTTGCCGACAGTAATCACAAAGCTCTGATCATTACCTCAAGTGATGAAAAAAACTGGAGTTTAGGTATTGATGTGGAGTGGTTGATGCCCGCGATGGCGCAGCAACAGTTTGACGAGGTAAAAAGCTTTATGCACGGCATGGATGATGTCTTCAAAACGCTATTGCTTTACCCCATTCCGGTTATTGCTGCGATCAATGGTCATGCATTTGGCAACGGGGCGATTTTAGCGTGTGCATGTGATTTTCGTTTGATGCGTTCGGATCGCGGCTTCTTCTGTTTCCCTGAAGTGGATCTCTCGATTCCATTTTTACCTGGCATGATCGCCTTTGTGAAAAAAGCTGTACCTTATTACCGCTTTAATGAAATGAAGTTAACCGGTCGTCGCGTTGGTGCTGACGAGTTAGCACGCGATCATGTGATAGAAAAAGCTTGTGAAAACAACGAGCAGTTACAAGCCGCTGCGCTAGAATTTGCGCAACAGTTCGACAAAAAACGCGGTATTTTTGGTGAGCACAAAAAGCGTTTACACAAAGAAATTATTGAGATCATTGACTCGCAAAACCAACCGCTGATCGATAATTTACAATTGATGGTCAAATAA
- a CDS encoding LytR/AlgR family response regulator transcription factor has product MELDVILVDDERLARAELRRLLKPFAHMNIVGEAENAEQAMQILSKQKVDILFLDIEMPGENGIKLAERIAAQHKCDAQIVFCTAYDEFAVDAFSLNAADYLMKPINPARLHQCLSKFQTATPDTTLLNDDFKLMVKFQDKMKIIKLSQIYRFQSIGNHAALYTTEGKAYIQSSLNKVEKRLNTNDYFRVNRSDILRFDAIETIEQNVNSSLLANLSDGEQVEISRRQSGRLKDMFGFAGF; this is encoded by the coding sequence ATGGAACTTGACGTAATACTCGTTGATGACGAGCGACTAGCAAGAGCTGAACTGCGCCGACTATTAAAGCCTTTTGCACATATGAATATTGTTGGTGAGGCTGAAAATGCCGAGCAGGCAATGCAGATATTGTCTAAGCAAAAGGTAGATATACTATTTTTAGATATCGAAATGCCCGGTGAAAACGGAATAAAGCTCGCCGAACGAATTGCCGCTCAACACAAGTGTGACGCACAAATTGTGTTTTGTACCGCATACGATGAATTCGCTGTTGATGCCTTCTCATTGAACGCCGCTGATTACTTGATGAAGCCTATCAACCCAGCACGTTTGCACCAGTGTTTAAGCAAGTTTCAAACGGCTACTCCTGACACTACTTTGCTCAATGACGACTTCAAACTGATGGTCAAGTTTCAAGATAAGATGAAGATCATCAAGTTATCGCAGATATACCGCTTTCAATCCATTGGTAACCACGCTGCGCTCTATACCACTGAAGGCAAAGCCTATATTCAGAGTTCTTTAAATAAAGTCGAGAAAAGACTCAATACTAACGACTATTTTCGCGTTAACCGCAGTGATATTTTGCGTTTCGATGCCATTGAAACCATAGAGCAGAATGTTAATTCAAGTCTCTTAGCTAATCTGTCTGACGGCGAACAGGTAGAAATTTCCCGCAGACAGTCCGGTCGGTTAAAAGACATGTTTGGTTTTGCAGGGTTTTAG
- a CDS encoding sensor histidine kinase yields MFAAIIYTVIDEPRFDTAVGGTSSGIKVNSGNGDYAINKNQQAILETSAMFVFFTLWSTCYLVVTGRRLEQQMQLKLQEQQLENLKAQINPHFLFNSMNTIRALIYEDKDKAAEVITQLSELFRYNLSSANKSTVTLDDELTICQRYLAIEKSRLGERLNIEFEISPNLSHVQLPSMALFTLLENAVKHGIAPLTKGGTIKLTTTREQEYWLLTVTNPFCALANVDGAKLGLDNLRQRLTLMFGQSACINTRKYDNEYQAVIKIPYGT; encoded by the coding sequence ATGTTTGCTGCCATTATCTATACCGTCATCGACGAGCCTAGATTTGATACTGCTGTGGGTGGGACCAGCTCAGGGATAAAAGTAAACTCAGGCAATGGCGACTATGCCATCAATAAAAATCAACAAGCTATCCTTGAAACAAGTGCCATGTTTGTTTTTTTCACATTGTGGAGTACCTGCTATCTCGTTGTGACTGGCCGACGTCTAGAGCAACAGATGCAATTAAAACTTCAAGAGCAGCAATTGGAAAACTTAAAAGCGCAAATTAACCCGCATTTCCTGTTCAATTCGATGAATACCATTCGAGCCTTGATTTATGAGGACAAAGACAAAGCAGCCGAAGTTATCACGCAGTTGTCTGAGTTATTTCGATACAATTTATCATCAGCCAACAAAAGTACCGTTACTCTGGACGATGAGCTAACCATCTGCCAACGCTATTTGGCTATTGAGAAAAGTAGACTTGGTGAGCGCTTAAACATTGAGTTTGAAATTTCCCCTAATTTATCGCACGTCCAGTTGCCCAGCATGGCGCTGTTCACTTTGCTCGAAAATGCCGTTAAACATGGCATTGCCCCCCTGACTAAGGGTGGCACCATTAAATTGACAACCACTAGAGAACAAGAGTATTGGCTATTAACTGTCACTAATCCCTTTTGTGCGCTTGCCAATGTCGATGGCGCCAAATTGGGGCTCGATAATTTGCGCCAACGACTCACGTTAATGTTTGGCCAAAGCGCCTGTATTAACACGCGCAAATACGATAACGAATACCAAGCAGTAATTAAGATACCCTATGGAACTTGA